One Novosphingobium sp. G106 DNA segment encodes these proteins:
- a CDS encoding enoyl-CoA hydratase/isomerase family protein, whose translation MADTAPALPTFKTIEFAREGRLLRLTFNRPDAMNAINLDLHDELPEALWFAQGDTGSDVLVITGAGRAFSAGGDLDHIARNAANPVLFDHEARMAKRIINTLLDIDKPVICRLNGHAVGLGATIALMCDIVIGAEGAKIGDPHVGLGLVAGDGGAVIWAQRIGLTRAKEFLFTGDLLTAQRAAEIGLINRCVPKEELDATVDAFCQRLLNGAMGAIRATKVLTNMELKRVAAAVMEAGIAYGSVSVRSADHLEGIAALREKRAPKFGQG comes from the coding sequence TCGAATTCGCCCGCGAGGGCCGCCTGCTGCGCCTGACGTTCAACCGTCCCGACGCGATGAACGCGATCAACCTCGACCTGCACGACGAACTGCCCGAAGCGCTGTGGTTCGCCCAGGGCGACACCGGCTCGGACGTGCTCGTCATCACCGGCGCGGGCCGCGCCTTTTCGGCGGGCGGCGACCTCGACCATATCGCCCGCAATGCGGCGAACCCCGTGCTGTTCGATCACGAGGCGCGGATGGCCAAGCGGATCATCAACACGCTGCTCGACATCGACAAGCCGGTGATCTGCCGGCTGAACGGCCACGCCGTGGGCCTCGGCGCGACGATCGCGCTGATGTGCGACATCGTCATCGGCGCCGAGGGCGCGAAGATCGGCGATCCGCATGTCGGCCTCGGCCTGGTCGCGGGCGACGGTGGCGCGGTGATCTGGGCGCAGCGCATCGGGCTCACCCGCGCGAAGGAATTCCTCTTCACCGGCGACCTGCTGACCGCGCAGAGAGCCGCCGAGATCGGCCTGATCAATCGCTGCGTGCCCAAGGAAGAGCTCGACGCCACGGTCGATGCGTTCTGCCAGCGCCTGCTCAATGGCGCGATGGGCGCGATCCGCGCGACCAAGGTTCTCACCAACATGGAACTCAAGCGGGTGGCGGCCGCCGTCATGGAAGCCGGCATCGCCTACGGATCGGTCAGCGTGCGGAGCGCCGACCACCTCGAAGGCATCGCCGCGCTGCGCGAGAAGCGCGCGCCCAAGTTCGGTCAGGGGTAA